tgcaaaactggcttgcacccgttgtatgtgaacgtagagcttatcacacccgatcatcacgtggtgtctccgcaCGATGAACTGTTGCaaccgtgcatactcagggagaacacttataccttgaaattttagtaagggatcatcttataaagctaccgccgaaccaaGAAAAATAAGATATataaaaataaacatcacatgcaatcaaaatatgtgacataatatggccatcgtcatcttgtgcctttgatctccatctccaaagtaccgtcatgatttctatcgtcaccggcatgacaccatgatctctatcaacgtgtcgtcatatggtcgtctcgccaactattgcttttgcaactattgctatcacatagtgataaagtaaagcaattacatggcacttggatcttatgcaataaagagacaaccataaggctcctgccagttatcgataatttcaaaaacatgatcatctcatacaacaatttatatctcatcacgtcttgaccatatcatatcacaacatgccctgcaaaaacaagttagatgtcctctactttgttgttgcaagttttacgtggctactacgggctgagcaagaaccgttcttacctaggcatcaaaaccacaatgtttttttcaagtatgtgttgttttaaccttcaacaaggaccgggcgtagtcacactcgattcaactaaagctggagaaactgacacctgctagccacctgtgtgcgaagcacgtcggtagaaccagtctcgcgtaagcgtacgcgtaatgtcggtccgggccgcttcatccaacaataccgccgaatcaaagtatgacatgctggtaagcaatatgactattatcgcccacaactctttgtgttctactcgtgcatataacatctacgcatagacctgcctcggatgccactgttggggaacgtagtaatttcaaaaaaattcctatgcacacgcaagatcatggtgatgcatagcaacgagaggggagagtgttgtccacgtaccctcatagaccgtaagcagaagcgttatgacaacgcggttgatgtagtcatacgtcttcacgatcgaccgatcctagtatcgaaagtatggcacctccgcgatctgcacacgttcggctcggtgacgtcccacgaacttacgatccagcagagtgtcaagggagagcttcgtctgcacgacggcgtgatgacggtgatgatgaagctaccggcgcagggcttcgcctaagcactgcaacgatatgaccgaggtggattatggtggaggggggcaccgcacacggctaagagatcaatgatcaacttgtgtgtctatggggtgccccctggccacgtatataaaggatggagggaggaggaggccagccctcatagggcgcacccaaagtgtggagtcctactaggactccctagtcctagtaggattcgacctcccacatggaataggaaaaagggaagggagaaggagaaggaaggaaggtggcgccccctttccctagtccaattcggaccagtccatggggaacgggcgcggccacccttgaggcctctctcctttcccgtatggccaattaaggcccaatacgaattcccgtaactctccggtactccgaaaaatacccgaatcactcggaacctttccgatgtctgaatatagccttccaatatatcaatctttacgtcttgaccatttcgagactcctcatcatgtccccgatctcatccgggactccaaacaaacttcggtcatcaaatcacataactcataatacaaatcgtcacagaacgttaagcgtgcggaccctacgggtttgagaactatgtagacgcgaccgagactcatctccggtcaataaccaatagcggaacctggatgctcatattggttcctacatattctacgaagatctttatcggtcaaaccgcataacaacatacgttgttccctttgtcatcggtatgttacttgcccgagattcgatcgtcggtatctcaatacctagttcaatctcgttaccggcaagtctcattactcgttccgtaatgcatcatcccgcaactaactcattagtcacattacttgcaaggcttatagtgatgtgcattaccgagagggcccatagatgcatctctgatacacggagtgacaaatcctaatctcgatctatgccaactcaacaaacaccatcggggacacctgtagagaatctttgtaatcacccagttacgttgtgatgtttgatggcacacaaggtgttcctccggtattcgggagttgcataatctcatagtctgaggaacatgtataattcatgaagaaagcagtagcaatgaaactgtaatgatcataatgctaagctaacgaatgggtcttgtccatcacatcattctcctaatgatgtgatcctgttcatcaaatgacaacacgtgtctatggttaggaaacataaccatctttgatagacgagctagtaaagtagaggcatactagggacactttgttttgtctatgtattcacacatgtactaagtttcaggttaatacaattctagcatgaataataaacatttatcatgaaataaggaaataaataataactttattattgcctctagggcatatttccttcaatcctaCCAGATTTGGTGTGGGCAAAAGATTGATCACACACATGGAATCTACTAGGTGAAACAAAAGAGATGGATCGTGTGTGACATGGAGAGGATGATCCCACTTTAATTTTGTAGACGATTGCTAGGGGATTTTGCAAGGAAACAACTGGTCGCTATTAACCCCAATGAATGAAAAATCCCAGCAATTAGTACTGTATAAGCTAATGCACGTGCAAGCACAAAGTTAAGTTGCACAAGGGTCAGGGACTAGGAGAGACCAGAGGGTTTCACGTGCACGAGGGGCCTCCCCTATGCATTGGGTTGGGTTGCTGATGCCAGGCTAGCATATCCTAGCAGATCTGGTGTGGGCAAAAAAATGATCACTCACAGGATTTCTACTAGGTGAAACGGAAGAGACGGATCGCGTGTGACATATACATGTGGATCACACATTCTTTTTTGGATGATTGCTCGAGGATTTTTGCAAGGAAACAATTGCTCGCTAGTAATGTTTTGGTGCTCTTCCCAAATTTCCCCAGTCAATGAAAAAGCCCAGCAACTACTACGGTATAAGTTGATGCATGTGCAAGCACAAAGGTATGTTGCACGAGGGTGAGGGACGGGGAGAGACCAGATGGTTTAACATGCAAGAGGGGCCTCCCCCGTGCGCTAGGTTGGGTTACTGATGCCAGGCTAGCATATCCTACCATATTTGGTGTGGGCAAAAAATGATCACACACATGAAATGTACTGTGTGAAACGGAGGAGACGGATCACGTGTTACTGGGAGAGGAGGATCACACTTTAATTTTCTGGACGGTTGCTCGGTGATTTTTGCAACGAAACAACTGCTCGCTAGTAACATTTTTGCGCTCTTCTCAGATTTTCCCAATGAATGAAAAATCTCAACAACTACTATTGTGTAAGCTAATGCATGTGCAAGCACAAAGGTAGCTACATGAGGGTCAGGGACAGGGAGAGACTAGAGGATTTCACGTGCACGAGGGGCCTCTCCCGTGCATTGGGTTGGGTTACTAACGACAGGCTAGCATATCCTACCAGATCTGGTGTCGGCAAAAAATTAATCACTCACATGATTTCTACTGGGTGAAACAGAGGGTTCGCTTGTGACATAGAGAGGAGGATCACACTTTTCTTTTTGGACGATTGCTCGAGGATTTTTGCAAGGAAACAATTGCTCGCTAGTAACGTTTTTGTGCTCCCCCATGCACGAGGTTCGGTTACTGATGCCAGGCCAGCATATCCTACCAAATCTGGTGTCGACAAAAAAACTAGATCACACGCATGAAATCTACTAGGTGAAACAGAGGAGAAGGATCGCGTGTTACTCGGAGAGGAGGATCACACTTTAATTTTCTGGGTGATTGCtcagtgacggtgtcctggaccaggGGATACCAACCTAGTTGGCCCACAATCCGCAGCCCGGGCTTATGGGCCATCATTCTTACAAGGAAGGACTCCGGAAGACTCGTACCTTGACGTGATCAAGATAGACTCTGCCAAGACTTGACATGTACTCCAAAGACAGCTTCGGCCATCGCCATGTGCATCTTTAGATCGGCAACCGgccatgtgtaaccctaggtaccccccTTGGCATGTATATAAGCTGAGGGGTTTAGCCTGTAGAAGGGGATCAATCATAATCACATCCATCTAGCCCTAGGGTTAGAACACTActaacgatctcgaggtagatcaagttTGTACTCGATACACaatcatcaatacaatcaaagcaagacatagggtattacctcttcgtgagggcccgaacctaggtaaacacatTCTCCTTCGTCCCTTGTTACCCATTGATCTGAGATCCAGAgctcgggaccccctgcccgaggtCTACCGGTTTTAGTACCGACACTCGGGGATCTTTGCAAGGAAACAACTACTCGCTAGTAAAGTTTTTGCACTCTTCTCAGATTTTCCCAATGAATGAAAATTCCCAGCAACTACTAATGTACTATAAGCTAATGCATGTGCAAGCACAAAGGTAGCTGCATGAGGGTCAGGGACGGGGAGAGACCAGAGGGTTTCACGTGCATGAGGGGCCTCTCCCGTGCGTCGGGTTGGGTTACTCACGACATGCTAGCATATCCTAACAGATGTGGTGTGGGCAAAAAAATTGATCACTCATATTATTTCTATTGGATGAAACGGAGGAGACAGATTGTGTGTGACAGAGAGGAGGATCACACATTCCTTTTTTGGACGATTGCTCGGGGGATTTTTTCAAGGAAACGATTGCTCGCTAGTAACCTTTTTGTGCTCCTCTCAGATTTTTTTCCAATGAAACAAAAAGTGCAGCAACTACTGCGGTATAAGCTAATGCATGTGCAATCACAAAGGTGCCCTGCACGAGGGTGAGACGGGGAGAGACTAGAGGGTTTCACATGTACGAGGGGCCTCCCCGGTGCGTCGGGTTTGGTTACTGCCGCCAGGCCAGCATATCCTATCAGATCTGGTGTCGACAAAAAAAATTATCACACGCATGAAATCTACTCGAGGAGACGGATCACGCGTGGCATGCAGAGGAGGATCACCCTTACCTTTTTTTGGACGATTGCTCGGGATTTTTTTCAAGGAGAAAACAACCGGTCGCTAGTAACGTTTTGGCGCTCTTCTCGTTTTTTCCCAACGaatgaataataaagcccaataacaaTACTATATGCTGATGCATGTGCACGCACAAAGCTACGCTGCGCTGTAGCACGGCCACTGCACAATGAATCGGACGTTCTGCCCGAAACAAATGGAAATTGGACGTTTTGGCCGTGCCGGCAAACGGGTTGAACTCCCAAAGCCGCGACACATCTGCGCGGCAGAAGAACGCCGCGTCGCAGGGGCCTGCGGTCGCGTTCGGGTGGTCACGCGCCCCCACCCCGAAACGCGGCGCCACGGTACGGCTGTAGCCCCTCCGCAAAGCTGAACCGCTCGCTCTAGTATCTCAGCAGCCCCACACGCTGCATCACAAGCTGTACGGCCGCTTGGATTTTGCGGTGGCGTGAAACATTGACTGATCAATCATGCGACCAGTTCACAAAAACACGGAAGAGCAGATCTCCATAAAGAAACacaatcggaagagtactgtagcCTGTAGGAGCAATGGCGTATTAGCACACGCACTCACTCGCTGGGCAGACGCTAATCACGCTCCGGATAAGATCAGAGAGCTTTAGTGTACTCGTACTTATTTAACCATCTTTGTAGTAGTGGTGGTGGTGCTGAGAAAGCAGCGGTACTATTATCGGAGTAGACAAGGAACAAAGCCGGCCGGGGCGGTCTCATCTAGTCATCTCCGTGTCACACCAAGCCGGCGGTTCATGCACGCCCAAAAAAGAATCAAGGGGCGTGTCGCCGGTGGGACGAGAGGCTACCAAAAAGTTCGGCTGGTTCCAGCGCCAGCGAGCGAGCAGCACGTCGATCGATCGGTCGATCGCGCGGTACTACTACGGTGAATGAACGCGCAGATTAATAACTAGCTTCATTTAAACAAAAAGATTCAGCAGCTCGGGCTCCTTCTcgcctgcgccggcgccggcgctcgtGGTCACGGAGCCGTCGGAGCTCATCGACGGCGTGCCGGCCCGCCTTGCCCGCCGCtccccctccgccgccgcggccgatCCGGGGGTGAGGAAAAGCCCGAGGTCGCACGAGGGCTCCTGGTGGTGGGACGCGGCCTCCGGCGCCCAGGTCTTCCTCGGCGTCACCCGCTTCGCCGCCGAATAAGTGGAGCACCCCACCACGGCCCGCCTGGAAGAGGAGACGAACAGATCGCTGCCACCGACGCCGCCTTCCGGGACGCCGCCCGCGAGCTCCGGCAGCGGGCGGATGGCGCCGCCCCGGAGCACGGTCTGGACCGCCGCCTCGCAGAGGTGCCAGCTCCCCGCCCAGAGCAGCCCCACGGCTCCGCTCACCGGGTTGAtcgtccgccccgccgcctcgtacAGCAGCGACTGGAACACGGCTGCAATCCACAGCAAACAGCATGCAAACTTCAGGCAAAAAAGGTCAACACATATACTGTACTACCGATGCATCGTCGTGCCAAGAAGACCATCGATCTCCCGTCCGTCCGTACGTACCTGGGCGCTGCTGCTCGGGGACAGCGGTGAGGAAGGACATGAGGCCGGCGCGGCCGAAGAACTTGGCGGCGAAGAGGGTGGCGTGGCCCTGCGCGTCGGCGGCCTCGATCCAGAGCAGGCACGGGCGCAGCACGCAGGCGTCGTTGCAGCCCTTGCGCAGCACGCGGCAGCCGTTGCAGCTCATCCCCGACGTTGACGTTGACACCGCCGCCCGCTCACTCCCTCTCATACAACACCCAACCAACCCCGATCAAGAACCCGACCTCGCCCACGGCCAGGGAGGGGCGGGGTATATAACCAGCAGCCGAGGAGGAAGGGGGTCGGGAGGTAACCGGGCGCTAACCAGGGCCGGCCGGTCGGGTGACCGTGATGGGTTAACTGGCGCGCGTGCTGAGGTAAAGCGGAAGAGGTTCCAGGCTCCAGGGGTGCGGGGGCGGCTCCGTGTCTCCGCGGCCGGTCGGTGCGAGCGCGGGCCGTCGGATCGAGGGATTGGACAGCGGGTGGACGTGGGGCCGCCGGCTCGGGTGGTGCGCCTCGCGTTCGCCCCGTCCGGGCTGCTTTCGTGTGTTTTTCCGCCACTCTTTTTCCGCGCTTTTGCGGTGTGCGTGGATCCGCACCTTGGGCTGCCCACGTACGTCCGCTACGTCCTGCGTTTTGGAACCTTGTGACCTCCCTCGCCAAGTGCTCCATGCACACAAACTTTCTCACAAAAATAAAATTGCTCCATGCACCAGGCGCATGGACGGATGGACCCTCCACCGCTTTTGCTGCGCCGAATCACTCGCCGGTGCAGCATCAAGGCCACTGGACCGAGCAGTCGCAAAGCCAAGGGGCTCATTCGTTGTCCGTTTATGTGTATATTTATCTCAAAAAATCCTGACGGGATACCTCGCGAAAGCTATAACCAAGAATAAAATGAAATAATTGTACCTAGCCTATGGCCCGTCGTCGCATATTATCACCCGCACGCACAAATTCTTGTGAGGTCCAGGAACAGTGAACCTAGGATGCCTTCCGCCTTTTTCGGCTGGTGCAAACCTTTTCTCGTCGCCGCACCGCACCGCGCCGCATGTCAGCAGTCCAGAGTGCAGTGGCACACGGAGTGGTGCAAGTTGCCAAGGGCATCTTGGCTTTCTGTTTCGGTCGCACTTGGCCGTGTCGCGCCGGTTCGTGCCTTCCTCACAAGCGCTCCGGTTTCCCGTCGTCTCGGCAACGCGATCGGAATCAGGTCAGGTCGCCATCCACCAGCTGCGGGACGCGGCTTCCATCGCCGGTAGCGTTGGCGTTTAGCCGCTTCACCGAAATCTTATCCTGGCCGAATATTTTTCCGCTTTTCTGATGGAAGAAACCGAGTGCGTCGACCCGCGAGCAGTTAATTTTAGACCGCATGTCAACGTGTAGGGGGTTTGGCATGGATCGGCGGTGATTGTCACTAGTCTCGTGACTCGTGAGACCTCGTCGCAGAGCATCTTCAGTAGAGAGGAGGCTGTATCACTACGATTCTCATCAGATGTCACTCACGAGTGTTCGTCGTAGAGCAGCTTCAATAATAGAGGGGAGGTGGTCTTCTCCTGTCCAACTCCATGCTATGGTAGGAATGGCAACAGAAATACATGTCACAATGGTAAATAACGTTTCTAGCAAATAAAATTTGTACATAATCTTGTTTTCCCTGTATTTTTAATGTTTATGTCTCTATTATCCTTAATTCCAAGGTCTCTTTGAactgtagaatttttcatgaaaattttggAAATTTGAATCCTCTAGGGAAACAAATTCTGCAAAGAATCTTTGGAGCATCGTATTGTGTGGTTATCAAATTCTATGGAAGGAACTGATGTGTCCCACAAAAAAAGAGGTATTGATGTGTCCTCAATTCCTTAGTAGGAAATTTAACGTGAGTAAAACTTCAACAAGTACCAGAAGTGCCGAGCGCACTTCCCTTGGTGTTGTTGAGATTTCATAAATTTTGTTTGTTATTTGGTTTGGCACCTGTGAAGGATGGGGTGTATTTTCTTTACCTAACCGCTCCTTCTCCCGATACAGGATTAGAGAGGGTGGTGTTCCGGAGGCCTGCTCTTCCGTACAATCGTGCACGTGGTGTACGGGGTGGGATCGCCGGAAGTAACAGCGGAGTGAGGAACAACAGTGGGCTGTGCGCGAGTAGGCGGTAATGATGCGATCTGATCTAGGTGGCGGTTGGGGTTGCCGACGCCTTCAGGTAGGGAGGGGTGGGGTTGGGCACACGCTCGAGTCTGCAGTAGCTCACGATATGATGTCTCGAATTCGTAGCGTGTCCGTTAATGCCTCGTAACTAATTTTCAATTAATTATCCATTGCTAGCCGGTAAAAATAAAGCCTTGATCTAGGAGACTGCgaccatcatcaccaccaccatgaTCATCATCCACATCCTCGGCATCAACCCCTCCATTCATCTCATTGAATACCAAACCCTAGTGTGGATTCATATATGTGTGTGTTATATTAATTATTCATCTGTTATTGCCGTGAACACCATGATGATGCCTATTGTATTTATGTCTGGGTAGAATCCTAGTTCTCGGGGATATGATGGAACCCTAGTATGTGTATGACCTCAACCCCGATAAGGTGTAATGTTCTTTTTATATGTTTGTGTTAACGATTCGTCATCATTTTGTGTGAAGTCGACCTCACAAAATTTTCCTTAATGGACATGAAGGATGTTAATATCACTAGGACGCGAGGAGGCCGAGGTACCTGatctctactacgcaactttattcttgtacactcgtgttgggcctccaagcgcggagttttgtaggacagtagcacttttccctcaagtggatgacctaagatttatcagtCCGTGGgcggtgtaggatgaagatggtctctctcaaacaaccttgcaaccaaataagaaagagtctcttgtgtccccaacacaccaaatacaatgataatttgtataggtgcactagttcggcgaagagatggtgatacaagtgtaataatgatagtagatattgatttttgtaataggaacaataaaaaacaacaacgtagcaagtaacaaaagtgagctcaaacggtattgcaatgcttgaaaatgagggctagggtccgtacttttgctagtgcaatctctcaacaatgctaatatagttggatcatataaccatccctcaaagtgcgatgaagaatcaccccaaagttcctatctagcggagaacataagaataaattgtttgtagggtacgaaaccacctcgaagctattctttccgatcgatctatccaagagttcatactaaaataacaccaaataatttcagattcataatactcaatccaacacaaagaacttcaaagagtgtcccaaaatTTCTATCAaacaaacaaagacaagaacgtgcatcaatccctatgcatagatcaccccaatgtcacctcgggaatcggcgagttgagtgccaaaacatatatcaagtgaatcaataaaataccccattgtcaccacgggtattcatagtaagacatacataaagtgttctcaaatccataaaagtattcaatctgataaaacaaaatctcaaaaaGAAAGCTCAATTCATcacacaagatagagaggggaaaacaccatatgatccaactatattaacaaaacccgcgatacatcaagatcgtgccatctcaagaacataagagagagagagagagagagagattaaacacatagctactggtacaaacccgcAGCCCCGAG
This region of Triticum aestivum cultivar Chinese Spring chromosome 2D, IWGSC CS RefSeq v2.1, whole genome shotgun sequence genomic DNA includes:
- the LOC123052233 gene encoding LOB domain-containing protein 37; the encoded protein is MRGSERAAVSTSTSGMSCNGCRVLRKGCNDACVLRPCLLWIEAADAQGHATLFAAKFFGRAGLMSFLTAVPEQQRPAVFQSLLYEAAGRTINPVSGAVGLLWAGSWHLCEAAVQTVLRGGAIRPLPELAGGVPEGGVGGSDLFVSSSRRAVVGCSTYSAAKRVTPRKTWAPEAASHHQEPSCDLGLFLTPGSAAAAEGERRARRAGTPSMSSDGSVTTSAGAGAGEKEPELLNLFV